In Streptomyces nojiriensis, one genomic interval encodes:
- a CDS encoding ABC transporter permease — protein MSAAWVVSDSWTMTRRELAHWARQPVQMVVGLVFPVMMLLMFGFLVGGGRGIDGEYVEFLVPGMLALTMAFGLEATLTAVTQDLSKGVIDRFRAMPMSSSAVLVGRSAADMLQSAVGLAVLAAVGLLLGWRWHDGAAAALLAFGLLLLLRFAMLWIGIWLGMVAGRPELVQAVQILVWPVGFLSNAFATPESMPGWLGAVVEWNPLSATATAVRDLFGNPAAAPPSWAADHAALLAVVWPLLLLAVFFPLAVGRYRGLSR, from the coding sequence ATGAGCGCGGCATGGGTGGTCTCGGACTCCTGGACGATGACCCGGCGCGAGCTGGCCCACTGGGCGCGGCAGCCGGTCCAGATGGTCGTCGGCCTGGTCTTCCCCGTGATGATGCTGCTGATGTTCGGCTTCCTGGTGGGCGGCGGGCGCGGGATCGACGGCGAGTACGTCGAGTTCCTGGTCCCGGGGATGCTCGCCCTCACCATGGCCTTCGGGCTGGAGGCCACCCTGACCGCGGTCACCCAGGACCTGAGCAAGGGGGTGATCGACCGCTTCCGCGCCATGCCGATGTCCTCCTCCGCGGTCCTGGTGGGCCGCAGCGCCGCCGACATGCTCCAGTCGGCCGTGGGGCTGGCGGTCCTGGCCGCGGTCGGGCTGCTGCTCGGCTGGCGCTGGCACGACGGCGCGGCGGCCGCCCTCCTCGCCTTCGGGCTGCTCCTGCTGCTGCGCTTCGCGATGCTGTGGATCGGGATCTGGCTCGGCATGGTCGCGGGCCGGCCGGAGCTGGTGCAGGCGGTGCAGATCCTGGTGTGGCCGGTGGGCTTCCTGTCCAACGCGTTCGCCACGCCGGAGTCGATGCCGGGCTGGCTGGGAGCGGTGGTGGAATGGAATCCGCTCTCGGCGACGGCCACGGCCGTCCGCGACCTGTTCGGCAACCCGGCCGCGGCCCCGCCGTCGTGGGCCGCCGACCACGCGGCCCTGCTGGCCGTCGTCTGGCCGCTCCTGCTGCTCGCGGTCTTCTTCCCGCTGGCGGTGGGCCGCTACCGGGGCCTGAGCAGGTAG
- a CDS encoding MerR family transcriptional regulator, producing the protein MGHSVGQVAGFAGVTVRTLHHYDEIGLLSPSGRSGAGHRRYDDADLDRLQRILFYRELGFPLDEVAALLDDPDSDPQEHLRRQHALLTDRIARLQQMAKAVEHAMEAKKMGINLTPEEKFEVFGDQDPEQYAQEVEERWGDTPAYAESQRRAASYTKDDWQRIQDESADWGRRYVAAMEAGEPADGERAMDLAEEHRLHIHKWFYDCPYEMHTCLGEMYVADERFTAFYDAMKPGLAEHLRDAILANGVRKV; encoded by the coding sequence ATGGGCCACTCCGTGGGCCAGGTCGCCGGATTCGCCGGAGTCACGGTGCGCACCCTGCACCACTACGACGAGATCGGTCTGCTCTCGCCGAGCGGCCGCAGCGGCGCGGGCCACCGGCGGTACGACGACGCCGACCTGGACCGGCTGCAGCGGATCCTGTTCTACCGGGAGCTCGGCTTCCCCCTCGACGAGGTCGCGGCCCTGCTGGACGACCCGGACTCGGATCCGCAGGAGCATCTGCGCCGGCAGCATGCCCTGCTGACCGACCGGATCGCCCGGCTCCAGCAGATGGCCAAGGCCGTTGAGCACGCCATGGAGGCGAAGAAGATGGGCATCAACCTCACGCCCGAGGAGAAGTTCGAGGTCTTCGGGGACCAGGACCCGGAGCAGTACGCGCAGGAGGTCGAGGAGCGCTGGGGCGACACCCCGGCGTACGCCGAGTCGCAGCGCCGGGCGGCCTCGTACACCAAGGACGACTGGCAGCGGATCCAGGACGAGTCCGCCGACTGGGGCCGCCGGTACGTGGCGGCCATGGAGGCGGGCGAGCCCGCCGACGGCGAGCGCGCGATGGACCTGGCCGAGGAGCACCGCCTGCACATCCACAAGTGGTTCTACGACTGCCCGTACGAGATGCACACGTGCCTCGGCGAGATGTACGTGGCGGACGAGCGGTTCACGGCGTTCTACGACGCGATGAAGCCGGGGCTCGCCGAGCACCTGCGGGACGCGATCCTGGC
- a CDS encoding ATP-binding cassette domain-containing protein, with translation MAISVEGVHKRYGDKQALAGLDLEVARGTVHAVLGPNGAGKTTAVRIMSTLLRHDEGAVRVAGHDVTADPAAVRARIGLLGQHAALDEELAGRQNLEMFGRLHHLGARRAGRRADELLERFGLADTGRKAVKRYSGGMRRRLDLAASLITDPEVLFLDEPTTGLDPRGRAEVWGAVRSLVGGGTTVLLTTQYLEEADRLADRIALIDGGRVAAEGTADELKALVGADRIVVVLRDAARLAEAARLLPDPSVDPDTLTLSFPVADRMAGLARTLRTLEEAGVEAADLAVRRPTLDEVFLHLTDREEVAA, from the coding sequence TTGGCGATCTCCGTCGAAGGTGTCCACAAGCGCTACGGCGACAAGCAGGCCCTGGCCGGGCTCGACCTGGAGGTGGCGCGCGGCACCGTGCACGCGGTGCTCGGCCCCAACGGCGCCGGCAAGACCACGGCCGTACGGATCATGAGCACCCTGCTCCGCCACGACGAGGGCGCGGTCCGGGTGGCGGGCCACGACGTCACCGCGGACCCGGCGGCCGTCCGCGCCCGGATCGGGCTGCTCGGCCAGCACGCTGCGCTCGACGAGGAACTGGCCGGGCGGCAGAACCTGGAGATGTTCGGCCGCCTCCACCACCTGGGCGCACGCCGGGCCGGGCGGCGCGCCGACGAACTGCTGGAGCGCTTCGGCCTCGCGGACACCGGCCGCAAGGCGGTGAAGCGGTACAGCGGCGGCATGCGGCGCAGGCTCGACCTCGCCGCCTCCCTGATCACGGACCCGGAGGTGCTGTTCCTGGACGAGCCGACCACCGGCCTCGACCCGCGCGGCCGCGCCGAGGTGTGGGGCGCGGTCCGCTCCCTGGTCGGCGGCGGCACGACCGTCCTGCTCACCACGCAGTACCTGGAGGAGGCCGACCGACTGGCCGACCGGATCGCCCTGATCGACGGCGGCCGGGTCGCGGCCGAGGGCACGGCCGACGAACTGAAGGCCCTGGTCGGGGCGGACCGGATCGTCGTGGTCCTGCGGGACGCGGCACGGCTGGCCGAGGCGGCGCGGCTGCTGCCCGACCCCTCCGTCGATCCCGACACCCTGACCCTGAGCTTCCCGGTGGCGGACCGGATGGCGGGCCTGGCCCGGACCCTGCGGACGCTGGAGGAGGCCGGCGTCGAGGCGGCCGACCTCGCCGTCCGGCGCCCCACGCTGGACGAGGTCTTCCTGCACCTGACGGACCGCGAGGAGGTGGCCGCATGA
- a CDS encoding PadR family transcriptional regulator, with protein sequence MSAIRLLVLGAVRQHGRAHGYQVRNDLEYWGAHEWSNTKPGSIYHALKQMAKQGVLHAHEVAPSAAGGPPRTEYEVTDAGREEYFRLLREALAAYDQKTDVLSAAIGFMVDLPRAEVLALLRERLAKLALWRSSVTEYYTPEGGPEALGHIGEIMHMWVHSADAEAEWTRGLIARIEGGAYSFAGEGGEPFVGVLAEGQENPYA encoded by the coding sequence ATGTCAGCGATCCGGCTTCTTGTCCTCGGCGCGGTCCGCCAGCACGGGCGGGCCCACGGGTACCAGGTACGCAACGACCTGGAGTACTGGGGCGCCCACGAGTGGTCGAACACCAAGCCCGGATCGATCTACCACGCGCTGAAGCAGATGGCGAAGCAGGGCGTCCTGCACGCGCACGAGGTGGCACCGAGCGCGGCGGGCGGGCCGCCGCGCACCGAGTACGAGGTGACGGACGCCGGCCGCGAGGAGTACTTCCGGCTGCTGCGCGAGGCGCTCGCGGCGTACGACCAGAAGACGGACGTGCTGTCGGCGGCGATCGGCTTCATGGTCGATCTGCCGCGGGCGGAGGTGCTCGCGCTGCTCCGGGAGCGGCTGGCGAAGCTGGCGCTCTGGCGGTCGTCGGTGACGGAGTACTACACGCCGGAGGGCGGCCCGGAGGCGCTCGGCCACATCGGCGAGATCATGCACATGTGGGTCCACTCCGCCGACGCGGAGGCGGAGTGGACCCGGGGGCTGATCGCCCGGATCGAGGGGGGCGCGTACTCCTTCGCGGGCGAGGGCGGCGAACCGTTCGTGGGGGTGCTGGCGGAAGGCCAGGAGAACCCGTACGCCTAA